Proteins encoded in a region of the Novibacillus thermophilus genome:
- the murC gene encoding UDP-N-acetylmuramate--L-alanine ligase produces the protein MNTPEHVHFVGIGGYGMSAIARVMLDMGYKVSGSDVAQKELTDQLSERGATVYIGHEANNVNGADLVVYSTGVPEDNVELKAAEDKRIPLLHRSQMLARLLNERKGIAVSGAHGKTTTSSMIAQVMEECGVDPTYVIGGEVVGLGGNAKAGNSEYVVAEADESDGSFLEYFPYLAVVTNVEADHLENYDGSFDNLKEAYKQFLSQVRPGGAAVVCGDDPYIQELLPGMRSEVVTYGLERDRDFAATDIQNANGRTVFTVWEKGGRQGNVTLSFPGRHNVYNALATIAVCRHIGLPFQDIAKALPHFSGTKRRFQLVGEVDGITVIDDYAHHPTEIETTIEAANALNKRIIAVFQPQRYSRTYFLLDAFSRAFGRADEVVMTDIYSPVGEARIEGVSSERLTQLIRENSNPNVIFCKTNEDVHHYLMERVKPGDLVLTMGAGDIWTVAHKLVQTLHARSLNQP, from the coding sequence GTGAACACTCCAGAACACGTTCATTTTGTCGGGATCGGCGGCTACGGGATGAGTGCCATCGCCCGCGTCATGCTAGACATGGGATATAAGGTCAGCGGTTCTGACGTGGCACAAAAAGAGTTGACGGACCAACTGTCCGAGCGGGGAGCCACCGTTTACATCGGACATGAGGCAAACAACGTGAACGGAGCCGATCTCGTCGTATACTCAACTGGCGTCCCGGAAGACAATGTCGAACTGAAAGCCGCCGAAGACAAAAGAATCCCCCTGTTGCACCGCTCGCAAATGTTGGCGAGGCTGTTAAACGAACGCAAAGGGATCGCCGTATCAGGTGCACACGGCAAAACGACGACATCTTCGATGATCGCACAAGTGATGGAAGAGTGCGGTGTTGACCCGACATACGTCATAGGCGGCGAAGTGGTTGGGTTAGGGGGAAACGCCAAAGCGGGAAACAGTGAATACGTCGTGGCGGAAGCGGACGAAAGCGACGGTAGTTTTTTGGAGTACTTTCCGTATTTGGCCGTTGTGACCAACGTGGAGGCAGACCACCTGGAAAACTACGACGGTTCATTTGACAACTTAAAAGAAGCTTACAAACAGTTTTTAAGTCAAGTGCGCCCGGGAGGGGCGGCGGTCGTGTGCGGCGATGACCCGTACATTCAGGAACTGTTGCCCGGAATGCGTTCTGAAGTCGTCACGTACGGATTGGAGCGGGACAGAGATTTCGCGGCGACAGATATTCAAAACGCCAACGGAAGAACGGTTTTTACCGTTTGGGAAAAGGGAGGGCGTCAAGGGAACGTGACGTTGTCTTTCCCCGGGCGGCACAACGTGTACAACGCGCTGGCGACGATTGCCGTATGCCGTCACATCGGCCTTCCGTTTCAGGACATTGCCAAAGCTTTGCCCCATTTTAGCGGGACAAAGCGGCGGTTTCAGCTCGTCGGGGAAGTGGACGGCATCACCGTGATCGATGACTACGCCCACCACCCGACGGAAATTGAGACCACGATCGAAGCGGCGAACGCTTTAAACAAGCGGATCATCGCTGTCTTTCAGCCGCAGCGGTACTCGCGTACATATTTTTTGCTTGACGCGTTCAGCCGTGCTTTTGGCAGGGCAGATGAAGTGGTGATGACCGACATTTATTCCCCCGTTGGCGAAGCTCGAATCGAGGGTGTCAGCTCAGAGCGGCTCACACAGCTCATTCGGGAGAACAGCAACCCGAATGTCATCTTTTGCAAAACGAATGAAGATGTTCACCACTACTTGATGGAGCGTGTGAAACCGGGTGACCTCGTGCTGACGATGGGGGCGGGAGACATCTGGACGGTGGCCCACAAACTGGTTCAGACCCTTCACGCACGGTCTCTCAACCAACCTTAA
- a CDS encoding prepilin peptidase, which produces MDAFSYVLFGLFGLIVGSFLNVVALRVPAGESVLMPRSRCPECKETLTPLQLVPVASYLILRGRCRYCGTSLPLYYPLTEAGTAVLFVLAYGRWGWSLELLVALPLLSILVVITHTDLRLKLIPDKVTIPGMVYFCLLRLFVRSDPWWEYALGFVVAGGLLMLIAVLSRGGMGGGDIKLMAMAGLAIGWKYALFAFMMATLLGGLVGMGLLLLKRAGRRDAIAFGPFLAIGIAASYMWGDVLWHWYWNEGLI; this is translated from the coding sequence ATGGATGCGTTTTCTTACGTTTTGTTTGGTTTGTTCGGACTTATCGTGGGAAGCTTTCTCAATGTCGTCGCATTGAGGGTGCCGGCAGGAGAGTCAGTTCTCATGCCACGGTCCCGATGTCCCGAGTGTAAAGAGACGCTCACCCCGCTTCAGTTAGTGCCGGTCGCTAGTTACTTGATTCTCCGCGGACGCTGCCGCTACTGCGGGACAAGCCTTCCCCTTTACTACCCGCTGACGGAAGCAGGGACAGCTGTCCTGTTCGTGCTGGCTTACGGGCGGTGGGGATGGTCCCTTGAATTGTTGGTCGCCTTGCCGCTGTTGTCAATTCTCGTCGTCATTACACATACCGATTTACGGCTGAAGCTCATTCCAGACAAAGTGACGATTCCCGGCATGGTCTACTTTTGTCTGTTGAGGTTGTTTGTCCGCTCCGACCCGTGGTGGGAATACGCATTAGGTTTTGTCGTCGCCGGCGGTCTGCTGATGCTTATCGCTGTTTTAAGTCGCGGCGGCATGGGGGGCGGCGACATCAAACTGATGGCTATGGCCGGGCTTGCCATCGGGTGGAAGTATGCACTCTTCGCCTTTATGATGGCCACGTTACTCGGCGGACTAGTCGGAATGGGGCTGCTCCTTTTAAAAAGAGCCGGGAGAAGAGACGCCATTGCTTTCGGTCCTTTTCTCGCCATCGGCATTGCAGCGTCCTATATGTGGGGAGACGTTTTATGGCATTGGTACTGGAATGAGGGCTTAATTTAA
- the pilM gene encoding type IV pilus biogenesis protein PilM has translation MWRSRSFLGLELKDDVFKIVELMKSGRGVRLERLVYERIPNGFISEGVVLEPKRVNELLGAAVAGEDFQTRKVHISIDSPHFQLMTKTYPAMKKRHLRRVIASDIAEKMELSIEDPWYEVISLEKPDNQDEHSEWKVLIVVTSEAFVRSYVQLVRSSGLKPVGVDLSPLAVHRWLTYSRPADELAEKVLIVNLSSRGAHVSVIKGNILTASHYVPLPALSFSSGTADVKAGVRQYASHLMRSVVSTVGRDDAIGEWTLTGEGVPLADVRDRLREEMNVRISVISGEVPVSDSLLYRPIAQLKPGLCLPMGLALKGLIRS, from the coding sequence GTGTGGCGTTCACGTTCCTTTTTAGGACTGGAACTGAAAGATGACGTGTTCAAAATAGTCGAATTAATGAAGAGCGGCCGCGGAGTCCGTTTGGAGCGTCTTGTATATGAACGGATTCCGAACGGTTTCATTTCGGAAGGTGTTGTTCTGGAACCGAAGCGAGTGAACGAGCTGCTCGGCGCAGCGGTCGCAGGTGAAGATTTTCAGACGCGCAAGGTACACATCTCTATAGACAGCCCCCACTTTCAGCTGATGACAAAAACATATCCCGCCATGAAAAAGAGACACTTGCGGCGGGTGATTGCATCAGACATCGCGGAAAAAATGGAGCTTTCGATTGAAGATCCGTGGTACGAAGTCATCAGTTTAGAGAAACCGGACAACCAGGATGAACACAGTGAATGGAAAGTCCTAATCGTCGTGACATCTGAAGCATTTGTCCGATCGTACGTTCAGTTGGTCCGTTCCAGCGGTCTTAAGCCGGTCGGAGTGGATTTGTCTCCTCTAGCCGTTCACCGCTGGCTCACATACAGTCGTCCTGCCGACGAGCTGGCAGAGAAGGTGCTCATTGTGAACTTGTCGTCCCGCGGTGCCCATGTGAGCGTCATCAAGGGGAATATTCTCACCGCATCACATTACGTCCCGCTTCCGGCTCTGTCTTTTTCATCAGGAACGGCGGACGTGAAAGCGGGCGTTCGCCAGTACGCGTCGCACCTTATGCGAAGCGTCGTGTCGACTGTTGGCAGGGATGATGCGATCGGCGAGTGGACGTTGACAGGCGAAGGCGTGCCCCTTGCCGACGTTCGGGATCGGTTACGCGAGGAAATGAACGTGCGGATCAGTGTCATTTCTGGTGAAGTTCCCGTCAGCGACTCGCTTCTTTACCGACCCATCGCCCAGTTAAAGCCCGGGCTCTGTTTGCCGATGGGACTGGCTTTGAAAGGACTGATACGTTCGTGA
- a CDS encoding SPOR domain-containing protein, which produces MDTPRVHVRGKKDASKGKGRSDTLHWASRRQKPLPLEREPIPEREHKPEDYWTPYLQKRGRPIKKKKRRPKRRASSANATAPVKDNKQSLLKLIVSGGSAVLVGTLMGLIILNVFVEGSGSDLPNSIDTHTEGSAQTSESTDDDAAGSGSVFLPEVNPVWVQGGVYSSQEGADELAEAQRENGLAAVVLPMDGQYRVFFGVGLSEDDASDIATQLEDEGLDVYLKDDLSVPSVSLSGVSAQQSQMLKQLAEAGQKAVNRLAALSTAGVGGQDISGNLRRDMESIERSHRTFLTAFGKVETALPDEQRQAVQVMDQSLAQAVEAIQQYDRESSLPYLWQVQEGIMHYLMAYRQLSGVD; this is translated from the coding sequence GTGGATACACCGCGTGTTCATGTACGGGGAAAAAAAGATGCGTCAAAGGGGAAAGGACGTTCGGACACCCTCCACTGGGCTAGCCGAAGACAAAAGCCGCTCCCTTTAGAACGAGAGCCAATTCCCGAACGGGAACATAAACCAGAGGATTATTGGACGCCTTACTTACAGAAGCGAGGGCGCCCAATCAAGAAAAAAAAGCGCAGACCAAAACGGCGGGCGTCCTCTGCCAACGCCACAGCGCCCGTTAAAGACAACAAACAGTCGCTTTTAAAATTGATCGTCTCAGGAGGAAGTGCTGTTTTGGTCGGCACTCTGATGGGGCTCATCATTTTAAATGTGTTCGTGGAAGGGAGCGGATCGGATTTGCCCAATTCGATTGACACTCATACAGAAGGATCTGCACAGACAAGCGAAAGTACGGACGACGATGCGGCCGGAAGCGGCAGCGTGTTCCTTCCGGAAGTAAACCCAGTCTGGGTGCAAGGTGGAGTATACTCCAGCCAGGAAGGGGCGGACGAGCTGGCTGAGGCGCAACGCGAAAACGGTTTGGCTGCTGTTGTTCTGCCGATGGACGGGCAGTACCGGGTGTTTTTTGGTGTCGGTCTGTCAGAGGACGATGCGTCAGACATTGCGACGCAGTTGGAAGATGAGGGGTTGGACGTGTACTTGAAGGACGACTTATCCGTCCCGTCCGTCTCGCTCAGCGGAGTTTCCGCCCAACAAAGCCAGATGTTAAAACAGTTGGCAGAGGCCGGACAAAAGGCGGTGAACCGTTTGGCCGCGTTATCCACAGCGGGGGTGGGCGGCCAGGACATCAGCGGCAATTTAAGGCGTGACATGGAATCCATCGAGCGGTCACATCGGACGTTTCTTACTGCGTTCGGTAAAGTGGAGACAGCGTTACCTGACGAACAACGACAGGCGGTGCAGGTGATGGATCAATCTTTGGCACAAGCGGTGGAAGCAATTCAGCAGTATGATCGGGAGTCTTCTCTCCCGTATTTGTGGCAAGTTCAAGAAGGGATCATGCACTATTTGATGGCGTACCGGCAGTTGAGCGGCGTCGATTGA
- the aspA gene encoding aspartate ammonia-lyase, protein MKYRRERDLLGEKQVPEDAYYGIQTVRAVENFPITGSPPHPELIRALAVVKKAAARANARVGTLPQDIADAIIQAADEIIQGKMMEQFVVDAIQGGAGTSINMNVNEVIANRAIELLGGEKGDYTKVSPNSHVNMAQSTNDALPTAIHIAVLRLADGLCQSLQKLLEALRQKEKEMDDVIKMGRTHLQDAVPIRLGQEFGAYARVIQRDLARVQESVKHLYAVNMGATAVGTGLNALPEYMEYVTQFLAEETGLPLKQTEHLVDATQNTDRYTQVSASLKILAINLSKIANDLRLLSSGPLTGLNEINLPARQPGSSIMPGKVNPVIAEVVNQISFQVIGNDHTISLASEAGQLELNVMGPVLVFNLLQSLTILRNGIRVFTHYAIEGITANVERCREMVENSVGIITAINPHVGYETASHIAKLALSTGQSVREICLEYGYLTEEELDTILDAKEMTEPGISGEKLLFRDRK, encoded by the coding sequence ATGAAATACCGTAGGGAACGTGATCTTTTGGGGGAAAAACAAGTACCGGAAGATGCCTACTACGGCATTCAGACAGTGCGGGCGGTGGAAAACTTCCCGATCACGGGGTCCCCGCCGCACCCGGAACTCATTCGTGCGTTAGCGGTCGTGAAAAAAGCCGCTGCCCGGGCCAACGCCCGTGTCGGCACACTGCCGCAAGACATAGCGGACGCCATCATACAGGCGGCGGACGAAATTATACAAGGAAAAATGATGGAACAATTCGTGGTCGACGCCATTCAGGGCGGTGCCGGGACATCGATCAACATGAATGTGAATGAAGTGATTGCGAACCGGGCTATCGAACTCCTAGGCGGAGAGAAAGGCGACTACACGAAAGTGAGCCCGAACTCCCACGTTAACATGGCGCAGTCGACGAATGACGCTTTGCCGACGGCCATCCATATCGCAGTGCTCCGCTTAGCCGACGGATTGTGCCAGTCGCTGCAGAAGCTTCTTGAGGCGCTTCGGCAAAAAGAGAAGGAAATGGACGATGTGATTAAAATGGGGCGTACCCACTTACAAGATGCCGTTCCCATTCGCCTCGGACAAGAATTCGGGGCGTACGCGCGGGTGATCCAACGGGATTTGGCTCGCGTCCAAGAGTCTGTGAAGCACTTGTACGCTGTCAACATGGGAGCGACAGCTGTCGGAACCGGTTTGAACGCGTTGCCCGAATACATGGAGTACGTCACGCAATTTTTGGCAGAGGAGACAGGACTCCCTCTCAAGCAGACCGAACACCTGGTAGACGCCACACAGAACACAGACCGCTATACACAAGTGTCGGCCTCGTTAAAGATTTTGGCGATTAATCTGTCCAAGATAGCCAATGATTTGCGGCTGTTGTCTTCTGGGCCCCTCACGGGGTTAAATGAAATCAACCTCCCGGCGCGGCAGCCCGGGTCCTCCATTATGCCGGGCAAAGTCAACCCGGTGATCGCTGAAGTGGTCAACCAAATCTCTTTTCAAGTGATCGGGAACGACCATACGATTTCGCTCGCGTCGGAAGCAGGCCAGCTGGAACTAAATGTGATGGGGCCTGTACTCGTGTTCAACTTGCTCCAGTCCCTGACAATATTGCGCAACGGCATTCGCGTGTTTACCCATTACGCCATTGAAGGGATTACCGCCAATGTCGAACGATGTCGTGAGATGGTGGAAAACAGCGTCGGCATTATTACCGCCATCAACCCCCACGTCGGGTATGAAACAGCGTCGCACATCGCGAAGCTGGCGCTGTCCACCGGACAGTCGGTTCGAGAAATTTGTTTGGAATACGGTTATTTGACGGAAGAAGAATTGGATACGATCTTGGATGCGAAAGAAATGACCGAACCGGGAATTTCGGGTGAAAAATTGTTGTTCCGCGACCGCAAGTAA
- the radC gene encoding RadC family protein, whose amino-acid sequence MIRDVPPDERPRERLMQYGAAALSNAELLAILLRTGTSSLSAVHLAERILAHTGGLKGLTDSTIESLVELKGVGPAKAIQILAGVELGRRISRSLPEERFTVRSPQDAADLMMDELQHLAQEHFVCLFLNTKNQVIGKDTIFIGSLNASIVHPREVFRRAIQRASAAVICLHNHPSGDPSPSAEDRNVTKRLQEAGKLLGIDVLDHIIIGEQSFYSMKENGLM is encoded by the coding sequence ATGATTCGGGACGTTCCGCCAGACGAACGCCCGCGTGAACGTCTGATGCAGTACGGGGCAGCGGCGCTCTCTAACGCGGAGTTGCTAGCCATCCTACTGCGGACTGGAACGTCGTCTTTGTCAGCTGTTCATTTGGCGGAACGGATCTTGGCGCACACAGGCGGTCTAAAAGGACTGACGGACAGCACCATTGAGTCGTTAGTCGAACTGAAAGGCGTCGGTCCCGCAAAGGCGATTCAAATACTGGCCGGTGTCGAATTGGGGCGCCGCATCTCGCGGAGTTTGCCGGAAGAGCGTTTCACGGTGCGGTCACCGCAAGATGCCGCAGACTTGATGATGGACGAGCTGCAGCATTTGGCGCAGGAACATTTTGTATGCCTGTTTTTAAATACGAAAAATCAGGTCATCGGTAAAGACACCATCTTTATAGGCAGTTTGAACGCCTCCATCGTCCACCCTCGGGAAGTCTTTCGCAGGGCGATCCAACGTGCCAGTGCCGCTGTCATCTGTTTGCACAACCATCCGAGTGGTGACCCGTCCCCGAGCGCGGAAGACCGGAATGTGACGAAGCGATTGCAAGAAGCGGGAAAGCTGCTAGGAATTGACGTGTTGGATCACATTATTATCGGCGAACAGTCCTTTTACAGCATGAAAGAAAACGGACTGATGTAA
- a CDS encoding rod shape-determining protein: MFGGFSRDLGIDLGTANTLVYVKGKGIVVREPSVVAIDTDSGNIKAVGDEAKKMIGRTPGNIVAVRPMKDGVIADYDTTWTMIKYFIRQAQRQRPLFNRLPNVMVCVPSGITGVEKRAVEDATKQAGARSALTIEEPFAAAIGADLPVWEPTGSMVVDIGGGTTEVAIISLGGIVTSKSTRVAGDDMDDAIIQHIKRTYNLMIGERTAETLKIEIGSAMAPENEEVMDIRGRDLVTGLPKTIQISSSEIAEALSDTVNSIIEAVKISLEKTPPELAADIMDRGIVLTGGGALLRNLDTLLSHETGMPVLVAENALDSVALGTGRALENIHLFKSRGLSLRSSRK, from the coding sequence ATGTTTGGAGGATTTAGCCGGGACTTAGGGATCGACCTGGGAACTGCGAATACCCTTGTCTACGTCAAAGGAAAAGGGATTGTCGTGCGTGAGCCGTCAGTCGTCGCCATTGACACGGATTCAGGGAACATCAAAGCCGTGGGCGACGAAGCTAAAAAAATGATCGGGCGCACGCCCGGAAACATTGTCGCCGTCCGCCCGATGAAAGACGGGGTCATTGCAGATTACGACACGACGTGGACGATGATTAAATACTTTATCCGGCAGGCACAACGGCAGCGGCCGTTATTCAACCGCCTTCCGAATGTGATGGTTTGTGTTCCATCCGGTATTACCGGTGTTGAAAAACGGGCCGTCGAAGATGCGACCAAACAAGCGGGGGCCAGGAGTGCCCTCACCATCGAAGAGCCGTTTGCAGCCGCCATTGGAGCGGATTTGCCCGTGTGGGAACCGACTGGGAGCATGGTGGTGGACATTGGCGGGGGAACGACGGAAGTGGCCATCATTTCCCTCGGGGGAATTGTGACGAGCAAGTCGACTCGCGTGGCCGGCGACGACATGGACGATGCGATTATTCAACACATTAAAAGGACGTACAACCTCATGATCGGTGAACGGACCGCCGAGACGTTGAAAATTGAGATCGGTTCGGCAATGGCGCCGGAAAACGAAGAAGTGATGGACATTCGCGGTCGCGATTTAGTCACGGGGTTGCCAAAGACGATTCAAATATCGTCATCCGAAATCGCGGAAGCTTTGTCAGACACTGTCAATTCTATCATTGAGGCAGTCAAAATTTCTTTGGAAAAAACACCTCCGGAATTGGCAGCGGACATTATGGATCGAGGGATCGTACTCACAGGTGGAGGTGCTTTATTGCGGAACTTGGACACGCTGTTAAGCCACGAAACCGGCATGCCTGTACTCGTCGCAGAAAACGCTTTGGACAGTGTGGCACTCGGAACGGGGCGTGCACTCGAAAACATCCATTTGTTTAAATCACGTGGGTTGTCGTTGCGATCATCGCGGAAATAG
- the mreC gene encoding rod shape-determining protein MreC produces MWFRLFGNRRLLILLTSLVLLIIVMSITGGEREQLSWPEKVFKSSVAKVQALFYKPAGIVAGFFEDISRIRSLHEENTMLRQKLEDYLRLQNEVAELKKKQSELEKLVDYTEEWKEDYVVAQVVARSPDRFNDVLVIDRGREDGIRPNMPVITPEGLIGRIESVTDSMANVQLLTSSRSEGMLNAPAIAAEVRERDAFGIIEGYDHEKEALILSMIDSDVELKEGDTVVTYHQSEIYPPNLLIGTVEEVGAGIYGLDKMAFVKPTASFHRLQYVMVVQDSEKIEVQEHLDETDRDENGGD; encoded by the coding sequence ATGTGGTTTCGGCTGTTCGGAAATCGGAGACTGTTAATTTTGTTGACTTCCCTCGTTCTGCTGATCATCGTCATGAGCATCACAGGGGGGGAACGGGAACAGTTATCTTGGCCAGAAAAGGTGTTCAAAAGCTCAGTGGCCAAAGTGCAGGCTCTGTTTTACAAGCCTGCCGGAATTGTAGCGGGATTTTTTGAGGACATTTCGCGAATCCGCTCTTTGCACGAGGAAAATACGATGCTCCGGCAAAAATTAGAAGACTACTTGAGATTGCAAAATGAGGTAGCCGAATTAAAGAAAAAGCAGAGCGAATTGGAAAAACTGGTTGATTACACTGAAGAGTGGAAAGAGGATTACGTCGTTGCTCAGGTCGTGGCCAGAAGCCCCGACCGTTTCAACGATGTCCTTGTGATCGACCGTGGTAGAGAGGATGGTATTCGCCCGAACATGCCGGTCATTACACCTGAAGGATTAATCGGCCGGATCGAAAGTGTGACCGACTCCATGGCCAACGTACAGCTCTTGACGAGTTCCCGCTCGGAGGGGATGCTGAATGCGCCGGCTATAGCGGCAGAGGTGAGGGAACGGGATGCATTTGGCATCATTGAAGGGTATGACCACGAGAAAGAAGCCCTCATACTGTCGATGATTGATTCAGATGTGGAGTTGAAAGAAGGGGATACGGTCGTCACCTATCACCAGTCCGAAATATATCCGCCGAACTTGCTCATCGGGACTGTGGAGGAAGTAGGAGCGGGTATTTACGGCTTGGACAAAATGGCCTTTGTGAAACCGACTGCGAGCTTTCACCGCCTGCAGTATGTCATGGTCGTACAGGACTCGGAAAAAATTGAAGTGCAAGAGCACTTAGACGAAACCGATCGGGATGAAAACGGAGGGGATTAG
- the mreD gene encoding rod shape-determining protein MreD, translating to MMQRLLFILFLLFLFMLEGTVMQFLVPDVWGANWTVVPAFSLVMVVLISFYFPGHQGIAYGSILGLMHDLTFGHVIGAYLFSFTLAAYFTEQMAKQYRRHSVLVVVATLVALTMQLFVIYGLYSLFDITQMGWNWMVYRLLVPSLLFNVLFTIVLLRPLKRWLAKMGASVEE from the coding sequence ATGATGCAGCGCCTGTTGTTCATCTTGTTCCTTCTCTTTCTTTTTATGTTGGAAGGAACGGTCATGCAATTTTTGGTCCCTGATGTGTGGGGTGCCAATTGGACGGTTGTCCCTGCGTTTTCACTTGTGATGGTGGTCCTCATTTCATTTTACTTTCCCGGTCATCAAGGCATTGCGTACGGAAGTATCCTCGGTTTGATGCACGATCTCACCTTTGGGCACGTGATCGGCGCGTACTTGTTCAGTTTCACTTTGGCTGCGTACTTTACCGAGCAAATGGCCAAACAGTACCGCCGACACAGTGTGCTGGTCGTCGTCGCCACCTTGGTGGCACTCACCATGCAGCTGTTCGTCATTTACGGTTTGTACAGCCTGTTTGACATCACACAGATGGGATGGAATTGGATGGTGTACAGACTGTTGGTCCCCTCTCTCCTGTTTAATGTGCTGTTTACCATCGTGTTGTTGCGCCCGTTAAAGCGGTGGTTGGCCAAAATGGGGGCGAGTGTGGAAGAGTAG
- the minC gene encoding septum site-determining protein MinC: protein MERVQHAVVSIKGTKDGLVFFLDDQVDFTELLEALERKLTDKQARLLNGPDISVHIQLGKRRVSAAEKQALRAMLAKRPNLIITSFESSVDVDGCTDEPLNCMENVSTTVRAGQVLEAKGSLLLLGDVNPGGTVRSGGHIFVLGSLRGVAHAGIRGNKRAIIAASHMSPTQLRIADAINRSPDGTGDHGSLMEFAYLSGKQIAIERMNRLYRVRPELQDRTNWQRV from the coding sequence ATGGAACGTGTGCAACACGCCGTCGTTTCCATCAAGGGAACGAAGGACGGGCTCGTGTTTTTCTTGGATGATCAGGTCGACTTTACTGAATTATTAGAAGCGTTAGAACGAAAATTGACGGACAAACAGGCCCGGCTGTTGAACGGGCCGGACATTTCGGTGCACATTCAGTTGGGGAAGCGAAGAGTCTCTGCTGCCGAAAAACAGGCGTTGCGGGCGATGTTGGCGAAGCGGCCGAATTTGATCATCACCTCTTTTGAATCGAGCGTTGACGTCGACGGTTGCACTGACGAACCGCTAAACTGTATGGAGAACGTATCGACGACTGTCCGCGCCGGACAAGTGTTGGAAGCGAAAGGCAGCTTGCTTTTGCTAGGGGATGTGAACCCTGGCGGGACCGTCCGATCCGGCGGTCACATTTTCGTCCTCGGTTCGCTGAGGGGGGTGGCCCACGCGGGCATACGTGGAAACAAGCGAGCGATCATCGCAGCGTCCCACATGTCTCCGACACAGCTTCGCATTGCCGACGCAATTAACCGGTCTCCGGATGGGACGGGGGATCACGGCTCGTTGATGGAATTTGCCTATTTGTCCGGAAAGCAGATCGCCATCGAACGGATGAACCGCTTATACCGCGTTCGTCCCGAACTGCAAGACAGAACGAACTGGCAACGCGTTTAA
- the minD gene encoding septum site-determining protein MinD, with the protein MGTAFVITSGKGGVGKTTTSANVGTALALSGKKVCLVDADIGLRNLDVMMGLENRIVFDLVDVAEEKCQMEQALVKDKRFEDRLYLLPASQTKEKSAVTAEQFAAMVHSLKADFDYVVIDCPAGIEQGFRNAVAGVDEAIVVTTPENTAVRDADRVIGLLEKEGLDMPKLIINRIRPQMVKEGDMLEIDEIVQVLAIDLLGVIPDDERVIKGSNKGEPTVMDPDSRAGIAYRNVGRRILGDAVPLMPLYEKGGWLARVKKWFGVT; encoded by the coding sequence TTGGGAACCGCATTTGTGATCACATCAGGTAAAGGCGGTGTTGGAAAAACGACGACTTCGGCTAATGTCGGCACTGCCCTTGCCCTGTCTGGAAAAAAAGTATGTTTAGTAGACGCCGACATAGGGTTGAGAAATTTGGACGTCATGATGGGGCTAGAAAACCGCATTGTCTTTGATTTAGTAGATGTGGCCGAAGAAAAGTGTCAGATGGAACAAGCTCTCGTCAAAGACAAACGGTTCGAAGACCGCCTGTATTTGCTTCCTGCTTCACAAACGAAAGAGAAGTCGGCTGTCACCGCAGAGCAGTTTGCGGCCATGGTGCACAGCTTGAAAGCGGATTTTGACTACGTCGTCATCGACTGTCCTGCCGGCATTGAGCAAGGTTTTCGCAACGCGGTGGCAGGTGTAGACGAAGCGATCGTCGTCACGACTCCCGAAAACACGGCCGTGCGCGACGCAGATCGCGTGATCGGGCTGTTGGAGAAAGAAGGCCTTGACATGCCGAAGCTGATTATTAACCGCATCCGACCGCAGATGGTTAAAGAAGGTGACATGTTAGAAATAGACGAGATTGTGCAAGTGCTGGCCATTGATTTGCTCGGTGTGATTCCTGACGACGAACGCGTCATTAAAGGGTCGAACAAAGGAGAGCCGACGGTGATGGACCCCGACTCCCGTGCCGGGATCGCCTATCGCAATGTCGGGAGACGCATTTTGGGAGACGCTGTTCCTCTCATGCCGCTCTACGAAAAGGGCGGGTGGTTGGCGCGGGTGAAAAAATGGTTCGGGGTTACGTAA